Proteins from a genomic interval of Solea solea chromosome 10, fSolSol10.1, whole genome shotgun sequence:
- the arhgef38 gene encoding rho guanine nucleotide exchange factor 38 → MNPSEAGGSEKEREKEKDKVIKRRNRPVFLRYLERRRTDTIVAQDMAKGDINLGTLVRRSQSDKTEYSAKLKEKMTPLDLSAPPSPAIDPEEVRLRKMKRRAKVIQELVQTEKDFLTGLELCIREVVQPLRNMQVVDIDRLFTNTETVCEVSAALLHRLQEAMADSDPEAVVIGEVFIQAKAALEDVYKIYCYHHDDANMSLKSYEKDEEIKQHFTTCVLALKKIYDQEGKPNLLDMGSLLIKPVQRIMKYPLLLGELWQATPEDHPDYCPLQEAFTAAKIINININEFKRRKDIVMKYKRSEDEGTLRGKLHKFNIHSIRKKGDRFAGYLKILTGVEPQVRDEIFDKEEKLFRGLEKAVRQLVKNVHCYLQHAQEMVSVAVQNVQDMENIVKDPSKNGTNGSMHSNGNDPYKHFKNCVERLVLAPLSSLQGMFTAPQKLIQKRYDKLLDYCSRLERSSSFSSSSSTTTSSPSLASEDPSGPARRDYEALNAMLVEELNRFNMAAYTILTNCVLYLVTLLRELMDKILLRAPSIQQLPPPLSNIVEVQNSIMDGLNNLAFVKDNAQRLMERKVSFERQRDKKTTVMEVQHQTEEQRAMLLAEYPPNRLYQLKRKCNGCQEQDLSLLEGELVALLEDTDPLGSSSRWLVHTGGTQGYVYSTFLKQYNPLRDSQRGGQRVKEQQQQQQQHQQQQQHQPSAMVEEDFDDISLFVSGSGSSSLRSFNLTTTDSSSTLSGLQGELESPENMEDLVDTEAQQFYAVYAFQARCDQELTLQEYQHVRILQFCDLGGNKDWWLAEANGQKGYVPANYLGRMSYA, encoded by the exons ATGAATCCCAGTGAGGCCGGCGGGAGTgagaaggagagggaaaagGAGAAGGACAAGGTGATAAAGAGGAGGAACCGGCCTGTGTTCCTGCGTTACCTGGAAAGGAGGAGGACGGACACTATTGTGGCTCAGGACATGGCCAAAGGTGACATCAACCTGGGGACACTAGTGAGGAGGAGTCAGTCTGACAAGACGGAGTACAGCGCCAAACTTAAAG agAAAATGACACCACTGGACCTGTCTGCGCCTCCATCTCCAGCCATCGACCCAGAGGAGGTCCGTTTGAGGAAGATGAAGCGCAGAGCAAAGGTTATTCAGGAGCTTGTGCAGACCGAAAAGGACTTTCTCACAGGCCTGGAGCTGTGCATCAGAGAGGTGGTCCAGCCTCTGCGAAACATGCAG GTTGTCGATATAGATCGGCTGTTCACCAACACGGAGACAGTGTGTGAGGTCTCTGCAGCTCTCCTTCACAGACTGCAGGAGGCCATGGCTGACTCCGACCCGGAAGCAGTTGTCATAG GAGAAGTATTCATCCAGGCGAAGGCAGCTTTAGAAGATGTATATAAGATTTACTGTTACCATCACGACGATGCCAACATGTCCCTCAAATCATATGAGaaagatgaggaaataaagCAACATTTCACTACATGTGTATTAGCACTGAA aAAAATATATGACCAAGA agGGAAACCTAACTTGCTGGACATGGGTTCACTGCTCATCAAACCTGTGCAGAGGATCATGAAGTACCCGCTGCTGCTCGGGGAGCTGTGGCAGGCCACACCTGAAGACCACCCCGACTACTGTCCACTGCAGGAGGCGTTCACTGCTGCCAAGATCATCAATATTAACATCAATGAGTTCAAGAGGCGCAAGGATATCG TTATGAAGTACAAGAGGTCGGAAGATGAGGGCACACTGAGAGGCAAACTGCACAAGTTCAACATACACTCCATCCGGAAGAAAGGTGACAGGTTCGCTGGGTATCTCAAGATCCTCACTGGAGTTGAACCACAG GTGAGAGATGAAATATTTGATAAAGAGGAGAAGCTGTTCAGAGGTCTGGAAAAGGCTGTGAGGCAGCTGGTCAAGAATGTTCACTGTTACCTGCAGCACGCTCag GAGATGGTGTCTGTAGCTGTCCAGAATGTCCAGGACATGGAGAACATTGTGAAGGATCCAAGTAAAAATGGCACAAATGGATCAATGCACAGTAACGGAAATGACCCCTATAAGCACTTT AAAAACTGTGTGGAGCGCTTGGTCCTcgcccccctctcctctctgcaggGCATGTTCACAGCACCACAGAAGCTCATCCAGAAACGCTATGACAAATTGCTGGATTACTGCAGCCGCCTTGAGcgctcttcctctttctcatcctcctcatccaccACCACGTCATCTCCCTCACTGGCGTCGGAGGACCCGTCAGGTCCTGCCAGGAGGGACTATGAGGCTCTCAACGCCATGCTCGTGGAGGAGTTGAACAGGTTCAACATGGCTGCCTATACGATCCTGACCAACTGTGTGCTGTATCTAGTGACCTTACTCAGGGAGCTGATGGACAAAATTCTCCTCCGTGCTCCATCTATACAGCAGCTTCCA CCTCCGTTATCGAACATCGTTGAAGTGCAGAACAGCATCATGGATGGGCTGAATAACCTGGCCTTTGTCAAAGATAATGCACAGAGGCTAATGGAGCGCAAAGTCAGCTTTGAGAGGCAACGAGACAAGAAAACAACG GTGATGGAGGTGCAGCATCAAACCGAGGAACAGCGTGCGATGCTGCTGGCAGAGTACCCACCTAACCGTCTGTACCAGCTGAAGAGAAAGTGTAACGGCTGCCAGGAGCAGGACCTCAGTCTGCTGGAGGGGGAGCTGGTGGCTCTGCTGGAGGACACAGACCCATTAGGCAGCAGCAGCCGGTGGCTGGTTCACACTGgag GTACACAAGGCTACGTCTATTCCACATTCCTGAAGCAGTACAATCCACTGAGGGACTCACAGCGAGGAGGCCAGAGGgtcaaagagcagcagcagcagcagcagcagcatcagcagcagcagcaacaccagCCGTCTGCCATGGTGGAAGAGGACTTCGATGACATCAGCCTGTTTGTGTCTGGCAGTGGAAGCAGCAGCCTGCGCAGTTTCAACCTCACCACGACAGACAGCAGCTCAACCCTTTCTGGTCTCCAGGGGGAACTAGAGAGCCCAGAAAATATGGAGGACCTAGTGGACACAGAGgcacagcag ttttatgCCGTCTACGCATTTCAAGCCCGCTGTGACCAGGAGCTGACCTTGCAGGAGTACCAACATGTTCGCATCCTCCAGTTCTGCGACCTGGGAGGCAACAAAGACTGGTGGTTAGCTGAGGCCAATGGACAGAAAGGATATGTGCCTGCCAACTACCTTGGCAGAATGTCCTACGCCTAA